DNA sequence from the Parasphingorhabdus cellanae genome:
CAGTAATCCAGCGCCGCATCATAATCATCCGGCACATAGCTGATCTGCATGATGGTGCCGAGCTTGGCGAGAGTAGCCGAAGAACAAGTAGACGTATCGGTCATTCTTCGCCGCGCCAGATTTCGGCCGAAGGCCGTTCTTCCATCTTGGCCGCAAAGCGCGCCAGATTGTCGGTGCCTTCAGGTAGCGACCATCCTACAGTACCGCCAAATTTGATGAAACAGAAGGCGACAAGGTCTGCCAGCGTGAGCTTGTCGTGGCAGATATGATCTTTGTTGCCCAGCTGCCCATCCAGCCATATCCAATGTTTGTCCGACATGGCGGACAATTCAGCGGCAGCTTCGGGGCTAACCACGTTCATGCGCGGTTCGAACATCGGCCGGCCGCCACCGCCGCGAAAACCAAGGGTCATGGGTACTGCGATCTCCTGATCAATGCGCCGAGCCCAGCGACGCGTTTCAGCCCGCTCTTCCGCTGTTGATCCGATCAAAACGGGATCGGGTTTAATCTCTTCCAGATATTCACAGATGACCGTGGATTCGCTCAGCAGCGTACCGTCATCCAGTTCCAGAGTGGGCGTGGTCTGCATAACATTCTTGGCGGCATATTCCTCACTGCGATTTTCGCCGGTGATGATGTCGAGATGGATTCGCTCCACCTCGATGCCTTTTTCCATAAGAAACATGCGGGCTAGCCGAGGATTGGGACCAAGGCTGGAATAAAGTTTCACGGGTTTGCTCTCCTTTTGGGCAGATTCGGTTCGGCCTCGTTGTCTCGAAGATACACAGGTAACAGGGTCGAACGGTCCTCTCAAAAACATTAGGTAATGTGGTGAAAACGCGCCGTCACAAATTCACTTGGCAAATTCCGCAAGCTGCCAGATTCACTAGTGGAGTTTGCCGGTTGTTGCGGTAATCTAACGCCAAATAAGTTTAGTTTTCAGGAGAAAATAATGGTCGAGACGTTAACGGGTCATAATCGGTCAAACGGCATTGCTTATACAGAATTACTCGAGGGCGACAAAGTCCGGGCACCAGAAGTATTTTTCGAGGAATCTCCCATGGAGCCGGGCCTGACGGAAGTCGAAGTCAGCCGCTATTGGACCAAAGAAGAGCATGACCGTGAAGTGGAAATGCTGTGGAAGCGGGTTTGGCAAATGGCTTGCCACAAAGATGAGATCAAAGATGTCGGTGATACCTTTGTTTATGATATTGCCGGCTTGTCTTTCATCATCGTGCGCGTCTCCGAGGATGAGATCAAAGCTTATCCCAACAGCTGTATGCACCGCGGCCGCGCCATTTGCGACAATCATAAAAAGGGCCAGAAAGCCCTACGCTGTCCGTTTCATGGCTGGTCATGGGAACTGGACGGCAAGCTGAAGGAAGTGCCATGTCAGTGGGACTTTCCATCGGTTAGCGAAGAAACCCACAGTCTGAAGCCCGTTAGCGTTGGCGAGTGGGGCGGTTTCGTATTCATCAATCCCGATCGTGATTGTGAGCCGCTGGAAGATTTTCTGGGCGACCTCGACCGACATTTCCAGATCCCGTTTGAGCGCCGCTACAAAGCTGCGCATATGATCAAGCGACTGCCATGCAATTGGAAAATTGCGCAGGAAGCGTTTATGGAATCCTATCATGTGGTGGGCACACATCCCGAATTAATGCCTGCTTTTGCGGACGCGAACAGCAAATATGACGTGTGGCATAATGTATCACGCGCGATGTCAGCCCATGGCGCGCCCAGCCCGCATACGGATCTCGTGAATCCCGATCCGACAGCCTTCCCTGATCAGAAAGCCTTTCAAAGCTTCATTCATCCGATCAGCAAACACACCTTCAAGCGGCTGGAAGAAAACCGGGTTCAAGTCTCATTGCCTAATGGCAAGAGCGGCATTTTCGATATGGAAGCCAATTATATCGAAGGCGATTTGAAATCCGCTGACCCGCATATGTGTAACTGGATCGGCGGCAAAATTGCCCCCGAAGAAGAAGATACGCCGATGGTGTATACCGATGTTTCGCCTCACCAGATGCGAGACGAAGCGGCGCAAGCACGCCGTGAAGAAATGCGCCCGACCTGGGGCGATAAGGTCGATGATATCAGCGATGCTGATTTGACCGACGCGATCTTTTACAGTGTGTTCCCGAACATGAGTCCGTGGGCAGACTATAATCCGATCTTTTACCGGTTCCGTCCCGATGGCGACAATCCAGAGCAATCGCTGCATGAAGTGATGTTCATGGTTGCGCTACCCGAAGGGGCCGAGCGTCCGGAACCGGCAAAATGCACGTTCCTTGATTTGCATGACGATTATACCGAAGCCACCGAATTTGGCAGCTATCTGAACAAGATATTCAATCAGGATTATCTAAACCATAAAGCGATGCAAAAAGGCGTGAAAAACCAGCCGCACGGCGTTTCCATCTTTGCCCAATATCAGGAAAGCAAGATCCGTCATTTCCATGAGACTCTTGAGAAATGGCTGACCAGCAAAGAGCCGCCCAAGAGCCCGAAACTGCAAGCGGCTGAATAAGGCTTTGGACTCTATTCCGGAAGGATTTGCGCCTGCCAGTTTTTCTAGCGGATTTCTAAACGTTGCCGGTCCCTATTATACCCGCAAAGACGATGACCATATCGCGGTTGGTATCCGTATAACCGAAGGGCATCTCAACGGAATCGAGGTGGCCCATGGCGGCGTGTTGACAACCTTGGCTGACGTCGCACTCAGCTATCAACTTTTTGTGAGTGAGAAACCGCGACTTCCGATTGCGACGATTAATCTTAACACGAATTTTCTAACGGGGGCGAAACTCGGGGATTGGGTGGTAGCGCATGCGCATATTGATCGCAAAGGCAAGCGCACGGCCTATTGTCATGGGGAAATTTTCGCCGATGAGCGGTTGCTGATGACAATGACGGGAGTGTTCGCGCTACTTCGAAAATAATCGATGCTAGTCAGTTGCACCAAGATACCCCAGTTGTCCGGCCTTGAAAATCGTCTGGCCACGGTTGACGCTGTTTAGCTTTTGCCCGGCGCGGTTGACATGATAGCGGATCGTCGCGTGGCTGAGCGAGAGGATCATACTGATTTCCTTGTCGGTCTTGCCTATGGCGGCCCAGTGGAGACATTCCGCTTCGCGCTTGGACAGGATGCAATTGGTCGGCATCCGGTGCTTCTTGCGCATCGCCAGGACATAGCCGGTGACGAAACGGCTGGTGACGATGGACAGAAAATCGGAATAGAGGCGATAGGGTTCGCTTAGATCAGTGACATCATAGTCTATCGGTGTGAAGCTGACCGCTGCAATCTGACCAAAGGGCAAATGGACGGGGATCAGGATCGCGGATTTGGCCGTGGCACCGTTATCGTAAAAATCCTTCAGATCAATTTCATCGAGATATTCATTCTGCCAATGCCCGTGAAAGCCGTCGGCATTGCACCAGATCGGCTCGCTTTCATAGCGACAGGCGCGGGGTAGAGGCGAGCTCAGCGCGAGCCTGGTGTCTTCCCACCAGCGCTCTCCTTCGGCGACCCAGCCGAAAATATCTTTGTTGATTAACTCGCCCTCGGCATCGACCAAATGAGCCTTTGACGAGATGTCTGCACTGACTGCAATACGGAAACCATAAGACTGCGCAATCTTATGGATCGCTTCGGCAGCCGACCGGATTTCTGCCGCGCTGGTGATTGTTACGCTGTCGAGATTACGGCGAAAAGTCGCCTTCGAAACATCAGGTATTTCCGCGACAAAATTTTCAGCCATAATAACGCTCATCCTCCCCGGAGTCCTTATTTGGACTCTCGATTTGCGTCACTTGTCGCGTTGTTTGGTTTTGCAGTCAACCAAACATTACTATCAATGTTGATAGGGCTTCAGCCGCACCTCTTGGTTGGCGATTATTCTATCGTCCCGATTAACTCGCCAACCGGATATTCTTCCCCTGTCGTATCGATCAGGATTTTGAGTTTTCCGGTGGCAGGAGATTCGACTTCCTGCGTCGATTTATCATTTTCCAGGGCATAGATTTCCTGCCCCTCCGTAACATCGGAGCCGTCAGGTACCAGCCATTCTGCCAGCGTTCCGACTTCCATGCTGAACCCCAGTTTTGGTATGCGTATTTCAGTAGCCATTTTTACCCCAATATTTTACGAATTTCGCGTTCGATATCCTCTTCGCTGAACATCCATGCTTTCTCGATAGCGGGAGAGAAGGGAACAGGCGCATAGCCAGATCCGACCCGGCCAACCGGACCTTTGAGTTCAGAGAATAGTTCTTCATGGATGCGCGAGGAAATTTCTGCACCGGTGCCGAAATTTTTCACGGCCTCATGGACCACAACGGCGGCCTTTGTCTTGGCGACACTTTTCAGCACAGTTTCTTCGTCAAAAGGTGCAATGGTCCGCAGATCGACAATTTCACATGAAATGTCTTCACCGGCCAGTTTTTCGGCAACCGCATGAGATGCGCCAACGCCGCGGCCATAGGTGATCAGGCTGATGTCGGTTCCTTCTCGCGGGACCGATGCCTTGCCAAGTGGCACGACATGATCGGGCGCGGGTGCCGGGCCCTTGGTGAAATAAGTTGGCGTATTTTCGATAAAGATCACCGGATTGGGATCCATGATCGAGGAATAGAGCAGACCATAAGCATCCGCTGGATTGGAGGCGGCAACCACTTTCAGGCCGGGGACATGCGCCAACCACGCCTCCAGCATATCACTATGCTGTCCGCCCAGGCCCGTGCCCGCACCGGTCGTGGTCCGGATGGTCAGCGGCACGCTGGTTTGACCGCCCGACATGAAGCGCAATTTAGCAGCATGGTTGACAATCTGGTCCATTGCCACTGTGATAAAGTTCATCAGCATGATTTCCGCAACGGGTTTATACCCGACCAGTGCGGAGCCAACGGCGGCACCGACAATGGCCTGTTCGGAAATGGGCGTCGAGCGGACCCGGTCTGTACCAAATTGTTCGGATAAACCCGCCGTAACCTTGAACACACCGCCGCCCTGTTCGTCAGCAATATCTTCGCCGAGCAGGATGACTTTGGGATCATCCGCCATCGCTTTGGCCATGGCCATGTTACAGGCCTGTGCGAACATGATTTCCTTTGGTGCGTCTTTTGTTTCGGGGGTGCTCATGCTGCAATCTCCACGTCCAGAACATCGATGCGATATTCATCTCCGGGCGGATAGGGCGCGTCGAGCGCATATTGCGCGGCTTCATCAATAATTTCTTTGTTTTTCGCTTCAATCGCCGCGATGTCTGCTTCGCTGATCTGCATGTCGAGCAGCTGCTGACGCAGGATCGGCATCGGATCGTCTTTGAGCGCCTGTTCCATTTCCGCTTCGGGAATATAGTGGCCGGTATCGCCGAGCAAATGGCCGTGGAAGCGGAAGGTCATCGCCTCAATTAATGTCGGCCCGTTGCCAGCTCTCGCATATTCAACAGCCTCTTTTGCTGCGGCATACATTTCGCTGGCATCATTGCCGTTGACCCGTACCGACCGCATGCCCAGCCCATCGCCGCGTTGTTTTATCGTTTCGGAACTGGTGGCAAAGGCCATCGGCGTATGTTCGGAATAGAGGTTGTTCTGGCAAAGGAAAATAACCGGGAGCTTCCAGACTTGCGCCATGTTCAGCCCTTCGTGGAAAGCGCCAATATTGGATGCGCCATCACCAAAGCAGCAGACCGTGACCTTGTTATCTTTCTCCAGCTGGCTGGCCAGCGCCAAGCCATTGGCAATCGGGATACCCGATCCGACAATGCCGGTCGTCACCATCACCCCGGTTTCGGGATGAGTAATATGCATCGGCCCGCCTTTGCCCTTGCATGTACCGGCCATCTTGCCGGCAAATTCGGCCCAGAGGTCTTTCGAAGGGATGCCCTTGGCGAGCTGGTCGTGCAGACCGCGATAGATTGTGACCAGATAATCTTCCTGATTGACCGCCGCCATCATCGCGGCAGAGACCACTTCCTGTCCGCGCACGGGATAATATACAATCTGTAACTGTCCGGCGCCGATCATTTTGCGGAACTTGATATCCGACTGCATGATCAGGTCTGCTCGGGTAAAGATGTCAATCAGCACATCTTTGTCTGCCATCTGTGTATCGCTCAAGGCTTCGCTCCTTTAATGGTTACCCTCTGCCGGGGAATTTACTCTCAATTCTTCATAGCGCAGGCAGGGGCACTCGCCACTATTGTTATAGGGAGTAGGGCGTTTTTCAGATGGCGTCTCAGCCGCCTAGATCCAGCGCTTGTGCCTGCGGAATAGTCGCCCAGAAATCCGGGTCATGACCGTAGAAAATCTGTGCGCCCTCTCGCCGCAATTGCGAAAGCTTTTCCAGAGATCCGCGATACTGATCCACGTCGAAGCAATGATCGGGCAGATGCATCTCGTCCAGCGAACGCCGCATGTTGCAGCAATCGGCAGCCAGCACGGCTTCGCCGGTTGCCGTCTTCACCCGAACTGACTGATGGCCGGGTGTGTGACCTGCCGTTGGGAAAATAACGACAGTGCCATCACCAAACAGATCATGGTCTCCTGCAATGCGCTTGACCGGCTGGCCCGTGTCAAAGTCCTGCAAGTCATAGGCGGTGTCTTCGCCCGCCATGCCAAAATCCCATTCCGGTCCTTGCACGATAATAGTGGCATCGGGAATCAGCGCGTTGCCGCCGGCGTGGTCGATATGGAGATGCGAGTTGATGACATAGTCGATCCGTGCCGGATCAATGTCCAGCGCACGCAATCGATCGGCAACGCTCTAACCCTCCGGCATATCGATAATTTTCCCTAGCCCCTTTTCCATACCAATGAACCGGTCGCTGAAGCCCGTATCGAATAGCACCAGACCCTCGGGATGATCGATCAGAAAGACACAGGCCGGGACTTTCGCCTTGCCCGGTTCGCCATCCAGAAAGAAGCTCATCGGCAAGGTGATATAGCCGCAGGTAAAGGCATAGAGCAGGACACCTTCATCTTTGCTGGTTCTCATGTTTGTTCCCCGCGCCCTGTTACTTACCAATATCACCAACGGACGGCATGGCAGGCTCAATGCTCAGCGTTTGGGCCGTTCCGGTCACTGAATAGATGGTCTCAAACCCGGGCCGCGCACCACCGCCAACGACTGTAATGCCGCCTGGCATTTCTGTATCGCTGACCGCAAAGCCATGACGTGGTTGATTGAGAGGCTCACCGACAGACCATTGCAGTGTCGTGAGATCCAATATGTCATGATTGGCAAGAACCTTGCCGTCACTAAGTGATTCCCCGCCAAATATATGCAGTCTGTTGCCGCTAACGAACGTCCCGTGCCCGCCCCGCCCTTTTGGCATGTCCGGCAGCTCCTCCCAGCGGTCTTCGATCAAATGATAGGCATCGACTTGCCTCATCTCGGTGCCATATTCGGTGCTGCGCCCGCCGGTCACATAGAGCAGCGGCCCTGAACGGGCGATGGCATGGGAATGGCGCGCCGTCGGCATCGGCTGCATGGCTGACCATGTGTCGGCCGCAATATCGTAGCGCCAGATGGTGTCGAGATCCTTCCCGTTATCCTGACCACCAATCAGATAAAGTGCGCCGCTAAAATGGGTCATTGCATGCTGGCCAATCGGATGCGGTAGTTTGCTGACCTCGGTCCAAGTGCCGGTCGCGGGATCATGTCGGAAAAGACCGGCCTCTTTGTCGGCCTCAAACGGCAGCGCCACATATCCTCCTGACGCATAGACATGGCTATCGTCCGCTGCCATCGCCACATGATGTAGAGCCCGCGGCAGCTTGCCGCAGTCTGACCAGACATTCAATGTCAGATCCAGCGCTTCGCAGCTATCGAGCACCCGGAACAGTCCGATACCGCCTGCGACATAGAGCCTATTGTTGAGCGTTGTCGCATGGATTTCGGAGCGCGCTTCGTGCATTCCATTATTCCACCCCATGAATAATCGCAGCATGAACAGCCCGCCGATGACCAGCAGAATAAGAAAGAAAGTCGCCAGCAAAAACTTCTTCATTGTGACGCTATGCCAGAAGCAGGTGCTTTTTCCAGCCCTAGTCTGCTATCAAAGCTGGCAGTTATGCCATCATCAATCTGTGATCTATTAGAACTGTGTTTTTGATGGAGAAGATGATGACTGACAACAGACAGTGGCTGATCAACGGACGTCCCAAAGGACGCGGGCTTGTGGACGATGATTTCAAGAAAGTCGTGACACCTGTCCCCGAAGTTTCCGAGGGCCATGTGCTGGTCAAGAACGAAATTCTCGGGTTCGATCCCGCGCAAAAAGGCTGGATGGAAAATATTGGTGGTTATGTCGCACCGACGGAGATTGGCGAAGTCATGCGCGGCAGCGGCGTTGGTACGGTGGTCGAGTCCCGCGATCCGAAATTCGCGGTTGGTGACAAGGTCATGGGCATGCTGCGCTGGCAGGATTATGCCATGGTTCCGGGCAGCGAACTTAACAAGGTTCCCGATGATGAATTGCTGGGCGCCAATCTGGGCGCTCTCGGAACAACCGGCATGACCGCCTATTTCGGCTTGCTCAAACACGGTCGGCCGCAACCGGGTGATACGCTAGTGGTTTCGGGCGCGGCTGGCGCAACCGGATCCATGGTTGGTCAGATTGGCAAAATTGCCGGATGCCGGACCATTGGCATAGCGGGCGGCAAGGAAAAATGCGACTGGTTGACCCAGGATGTCGGCTATGACCACGCAATTGACTATAAAAACGAAGATGTGAAGGCAAAGCTGAAAGAGCTTTGCAATCAGTCAATCAACGTATTTTATGACAATGTCGGCGGCACGATTTTGAACGATGCGCTGGGCCATATTGCCATGCACGCTCGGGTCGTGATTTGCGGCGGTATTTCTCGCTATGAGAAAGGTGATATGCCTGCTGGCCCGGAAAATTACTTCAACCTGATCTTTAAGCGGGGGACCATGTCGGGATTCATTGTACTCGACTATATGAGTGAATATCCTGAAGCGCAGAAACGTATGCGGCAGTGGATTAAGGAAGGACAAATTACCTTTAAGGAAGATATCCAGGAAGGTTTCGACAATATTCCTGATACGCTGAAGCGGCTGTTTGCAGGCCAGAATTTCGGCAAGCAAATGTTGCGACTGGACTGACAGGCTATTGGGCTGGTTCTTCCTTCAGGCTAACTATTTACGCAGTGCCAGCCCTTCGCTGTCTGCAATATGACCGTTTGATGACGAGAGGGAAATTATGAGCGATTTGGAACAGTTTCGCGCGGAAACACGGGCTTGGCTGGCGGAAAACTGCCCGGAAGAAATGCGTGATGGTGACATTACAGCAGAGAATCAATGCTGGGGTGGCCGCCAATGGGAGTTCCAGTCCGATGCACAGAAACGCTGGTTTGAGGCAGCACTGGCCAAGGGTTATACCGTTCCGACCTGGCCAAAAGAATATGGCGGTGCTGGACTGACGGCGGACGAAGCGAAAATCCTTGATGAAGAGCGCAACCGGATCAGCGCGCGCAAGCCGCTTAGCAATTTCGGAATTTCGATGCTGGGCCCTGCATTGCTGGCCTTTGGTACGCACGAGCAGAAATTAATGCATTTGGGTGCGATTGCGCGCGGTGAAATTCGGTGGTGTCAGGGCTATTCCGAACCCGGTGCCGGGTCTGACCTCGCGTCACTCAAAACAAAATGTGAAGACAAGGGCGATCACTGGCTGATCAACGGCCAGAAAATCTGGACGTCCAACGCCGATATTTCCGACTGGATATTCTGTCTGGTCCGTACCGATTTTGACGCACCCAAGCACAAAGGTATTACTTTCATCCTGATGGATATGGCCAGTGAGGGGATTAGCGTGAAGCCGATCATCCTGATCTCTGGCCATTCGCCATTTTGCGAAACTTTCTTTGACGATGTGAAGGTGCCGAAAGCTTATGGCGACGGTAATCTGGCCGTCGTGGGGGAAGTGAATCGCGGCTGGGATGTAGCGAAAAATCTGTTGGTGCATGAACGCGGCATGTTGGGCACGATGTCGCCACTGCGCGGCGCTACGGGGCCTGAAAATCTTGGCGGCTATGCTGCCGACGCGATTGGCTTTGACGAGACTGGCCGCCTGGATGATCCCTCTTTGCGGCAAAAAATCGCCCAGGCCGAAATTGATGACTGGGCCTATAACCTGACAGTTGAGCGGATGAATGACGAAGCCAATGCCGGAAACGGGCTTGGTGCCAAATCGTCCATGCTGAAATATGCGGCGTCCGAGCTGACCAAGAAGGGCAGTCAGCTGCGCATGGATATTGGCGGGACGGAAGCAGCGACCATTGGTCCTGACGGAATTGAATATGGCAGCCTCGCCAATACATGGCTTTATAACCGCGCCTATTCCATCCTTGGCGGCACGACCGAGGTTCAGCTCAACATCATTTCCAAGCGCGTCTTGGACTTGCCCAGCGCGTAATAAGGCGAGATAGATATGTCCCTAATTCTCACCGAAGAACAGGAAATGCTGCAAGATGCGGCCAATGGTTTTTTGACAGAGAATGCCCCAGTTGCCGCGTTTCGTGAGATCAGGGACAGCAAAAATCCAGACGGTTTTTCCCGTGATTTGTGGAAAGAAATGGCCGCCATGGGCTGGGCCGGAATCATCGTGAACGAGGAATATGGCGGTAGCGAATTTGGCTATGTCGGCGCCGGCGTTCTGGCCGAGCAAATGGGACGCAATCTGACCGCTTCGCCGTTTTTCTCAACATCGG
Encoded proteins:
- a CDS encoding glutathione S-transferase family protein, giving the protein MKLYSSLGPNPRLARMFLMEKGIEVERIHLDIITGENRSEEYAAKNVMQTTPTLELDDGTLLSESTVICEYLEEIKPDPVLIGSTAEERAETRRWARRIDQEIAVPMTLGFRGGGGRPMFEPRMNVVSPEAAAELSAMSDKHWIWLDGQLGNKDHICHDKLTLADLVAFCFIKFGGTVGWSLPEGTDNLARFAAKMEERPSAEIWRGEE
- a CDS encoding aromatic ring-hydroxylating oxygenase subunit alpha, whose amino-acid sequence is MVETLTGHNRSNGIAYTELLEGDKVRAPEVFFEESPMEPGLTEVEVSRYWTKEEHDREVEMLWKRVWQMACHKDEIKDVGDTFVYDIAGLSFIIVRVSEDEIKAYPNSCMHRGRAICDNHKKGQKALRCPFHGWSWELDGKLKEVPCQWDFPSVSEETHSLKPVSVGEWGGFVFINPDRDCEPLEDFLGDLDRHFQIPFERRYKAAHMIKRLPCNWKIAQEAFMESYHVVGTHPELMPAFADANSKYDVWHNVSRAMSAHGAPSPHTDLVNPDPTAFPDQKAFQSFIHPISKHTFKRLEENRVQVSLPNGKSGIFDMEANYIEGDLKSADPHMCNWIGGKIAPEEEDTPMVYTDVSPHQMRDEAAQARREEMRPTWGDKVDDISDADLTDAIFYSVFPNMSPWADYNPIFYRFRPDGDNPEQSLHEVMFMVALPEGAERPEPAKCTFLDLHDDYTEATEFGSYLNKIFNQDYLNHKAMQKGVKNQPHGVSIFAQYQESKIRHFHETLEKWLTSKEPPKSPKLQAAE
- a CDS encoding PaaI family thioesterase, with product MDSIPEGFAPASFSSGFLNVAGPYYTRKDDDHIAVGIRITEGHLNGIEVAHGGVLTTLADVALSYQLFVSEKPRLPIATINLNTNFLTGAKLGDWVVAHAHIDRKGKRTAYCHGEIFADERLLMTMTGVFALLRK
- a CDS encoding helix-turn-helix domain-containing protein, whose translation is MAENFVAEIPDVSKATFRRNLDSVTITSAAEIRSAAEAIHKIAQSYGFRIAVSADISSKAHLVDAEGELINKDIFGWVAEGERWWEDTRLALSSPLPRACRYESEPIWCNADGFHGHWQNEYLDEIDLKDFYDNGATAKSAILIPVHLPFGQIAAVSFTPIDYDVTDLSEPYRLYSDFLSIVTSRFVTGYVLAMRKKHRMPTNCILSKREAECLHWAAIGKTDKEISMILSLSHATIRYHVNRAGQKLNSVNRGQTIFKAGQLGYLGATD
- a CDS encoding biotin/lipoyl-containing protein, which codes for MATEIRIPKLGFSMEVGTLAEWLVPDGSDVTEGQEIYALENDKSTQEVESPATGKLKILIDTTGEEYPVGELIGTIE
- a CDS encoding alpha-ketoacid dehydrogenase subunit beta — encoded protein: MSTPETKDAPKEIMFAQACNMAMAKAMADDPKVILLGEDIADEQGGGVFKVTAGLSEQFGTDRVRSTPISEQAIVGAAVGSALVGYKPVAEIMLMNFITVAMDQIVNHAAKLRFMSGGQTSVPLTIRTTTGAGTGLGGQHSDMLEAWLAHVPGLKVVAASNPADAYGLLYSSIMDPNPVIFIENTPTYFTKGPAPAPDHVVPLGKASVPREGTDISLITYGRGVGASHAVAEKLAGEDISCEIVDLRTIAPFDEETVLKSVAKTKAAVVVHEAVKNFGTGAEISSRIHEELFSELKGPVGRVGSGYAPVPFSPAIEKAWMFSEEDIEREIRKILG
- a CDS encoding thiamine pyrophosphate-dependent dehydrogenase E1 component subunit alpha, coding for MSDTQMADKDVLIDIFTRADLIMQSDIKFRKMIGAGQLQIVYYPVRGQEVVSAAMMAAVNQEDYLVTIYRGLHDQLAKGIPSKDLWAEFAGKMAGTCKGKGGPMHITHPETGVMVTTGIVGSGIPIANGLALASQLEKDNKVTVCCFGDGASNIGAFHEGLNMAQVWKLPVIFLCQNNLYSEHTPMAFATSSETIKQRGDGLGMRSVRVNGNDASEMYAAAKEAVEYARAGNGPTLIEAMTFRFHGHLLGDTGHYIPEAEMEQALKDDPMPILRQQLLDMQISEADIAAIEAKNKEIIDEAAQYALDAPYPPGDEYRIDVLDVEIAA
- a CDS encoding N-acyl homoserine lactonase family protein, with translation MRALDIDPARIDYVINSHLHIDHAGGNALIPDATIIVQGPEWDFGMAGEDTAYDLQDFDTGQPVKRIAGDHDLFGDGTVVIFPTAGHTPGHQSVRVKTATGEAVLAADCCNMRRSLDEMHLPDHCFDVDQYRGSLEKLSQLRREGAQIFYGHDPDFWATIPQAQALDLGG
- a CDS encoding Kelch repeat-containing protein, whose product is MKKFLLATFFLILLVIGGLFMLRLFMGWNNGMHEARSEIHATTLNNRLYVAGGIGLFRVLDSCEALDLTLNVWSDCGKLPRALHHVAMAADDSHVYASGGYVALPFEADKEAGLFRHDPATGTWTEVSKLPHPIGQHAMTHFSGALYLIGGQDNGKDLDTIWRYDIAADTWSAMQPMPTARHSHAIARSGPLLYVTGGRSTEYGTEMRQVDAYHLIEDRWEELPDMPKGRGGHGTFVSGNRLHIFGGESLSDGKVLANHDILDLTTLQWSVGEPLNQPRHGFAVSDTEMPGGITVVGGGARPGFETIYSVTGTAQTLSIEPAMPSVGDIGK
- a CDS encoding NADP-dependent oxidoreductase, translating into MTDNRQWLINGRPKGRGLVDDDFKKVVTPVPEVSEGHVLVKNEILGFDPAQKGWMENIGGYVAPTEIGEVMRGSGVGTVVESRDPKFAVGDKVMGMLRWQDYAMVPGSELNKVPDDELLGANLGALGTTGMTAYFGLLKHGRPQPGDTLVVSGAAGATGSMVGQIGKIAGCRTIGIAGGKEKCDWLTQDVGYDHAIDYKNEDVKAKLKELCNQSINVFYDNVGGTILNDALGHIAMHARVVICGGISRYEKGDMPAGPENYFNLIFKRGTMSGFIVLDYMSEYPEAQKRMRQWIKEGQITFKEDIQEGFDNIPDTLKRLFAGQNFGKQMLRLD
- a CDS encoding acyl-CoA dehydrogenase family protein produces the protein MSDLEQFRAETRAWLAENCPEEMRDGDITAENQCWGGRQWEFQSDAQKRWFEAALAKGYTVPTWPKEYGGAGLTADEAKILDEERNRISARKPLSNFGISMLGPALLAFGTHEQKLMHLGAIARGEIRWCQGYSEPGAGSDLASLKTKCEDKGDHWLINGQKIWTSNADISDWIFCLVRTDFDAPKHKGITFILMDMASEGISVKPIILISGHSPFCETFFDDVKVPKAYGDGNLAVVGEVNRGWDVAKNLLVHERGMLGTMSPLRGATGPENLGGYAADAIGFDETGRLDDPSLRQKIAQAEIDDWAYNLTVERMNDEANAGNGLGAKSSMLKYAASELTKKGSQLRMDIGGTEAATIGPDGIEYGSLANTWLYNRAYSILGGTTEVQLNIISKRVLDLPSA